GCGGTGGGCCTCTCCGCCGACGGCACGGGCTTCTTCTACGACAACCCGCTCCAGCGGCGGCCCGACCACCACGCGCAGTCGGGCGCCGAGACGGAGGGCGAGCTCCTGCGCCGCCCGTGGTTCACCTGCCCGTGCTGCCCGCCGAACATCGTGCGCTGGATGAGCGAGCTGCAGGACCACGTCGCCGTGCAGGACGGCGACGACCTCGTGATCGCGCACCCGACCGCCTGCCTCATCCGCACCGTCGCGCTCGACGTGCGCGTGACGACCGCGTACCCGTGGGACGGATCCGTCCGCGTGGAGGTGCTGCGCGCATCCGGCGCGACCACCGGCCTCATCCTCCGCCGCCCCGGGTGGTGCCGGTCCGCGTCCGCCTCCGTGCTGGGCGCCGACGGCGCCAGCGCGGCGGTCGACGCGACGGCGGACGACCGGTGGATCCGCGTCACCCGCGCCTGGGCGCCCGGCGACGCGCTCGTGGTCGAGCTCGACATGCCCGTGCGCGCGCTCGGGTCCCACCCCCACCTCGACGCGACGCGCGGCGCCCTCGCGGTCGCCCGCGGCCCGGTCGTCTACGCGGTCGAGCAGCAGGACGTCGGCGCGCCCGTCGACGACCTGCTCCTCGATCCGCGCGACCTGGCGGCGGCGCACCCCGTGCCGCTGCCCGTCGACGCGCCGTGGGGTCCCGCGTCCGCCGCGACGGATCCCGCGTCCGGCGTCGCCCTCGCCCTCCGCCTCCGCCGCGCGGTGCCCGCGCCCGACGAGCTCTACCCCGAGGTCGTCCCCGGCACCGCCGCCCCCGCCCCGTCGGCCGACCCCGTCGACGCGGTCCTCGTCCCGTACGCCCTGTGGGGCAACCGGGACGCGGGGGCCATGCGCGTCTGGATCCGCGCGGCCGACCCCGGCTGACCTGCCTCCCGCGCGCGCCGCCCGGGCCCACCCGGCCCGGGCGGCACGCGCGCACCCTCCTCCCTCCGATCCCCCTCATGAACCGTCCGTCACTCCCCACCCGGTGCGCCTCGGCCGCCCTCCACGAAACGAGAGTCCGATGAACAGACGAATCCCCGCACTCGGGCTGGCCCTCGCGGCCAGCCTCGCCCTCACGTCCTGCGCCGGAGCGGGAGGGGGCGGCGCGAGCGGCGACGTCACCGGCCCGGCCGACACGGGCGGCACCATGCAGGTGCTGCAGAGCACCGACTTCTCGCACCTGGATCCGGAGATGGGCTACGACACCGGCGTCCAGAACCTCTACCGGCTCATCTACCGCACCCTGACGACGTCGTCGGGGAAGGACGGCGCGACCATCGCCCCCGACCTCGCCACCGACACCGGCACGCCGAACGAGGACGCGACGGTCTGGACCTTCACGCTCAAGGACGGGCTGAAGTTCGAGGACGGCTCGCCCATCACGAGCCAGTCCGTCAAGTTCGGCGTCGAGCGCTCGTTCGCCCCCGCGCTCGCCATCGGCACGCCGTACACGCGCCTCTACCTCGCCGGCGGTGACACCTACAAGGGCCCGTACGAGTCGGGCGACCTCGCCTCCATCGAGACGCCGGACGAGCGGACCATCGTCTTCCACCTCAACCGCTCCGTCCCGGAGTTCGCGAGCGTCGCCGCGCAGAGCACGTTCACGCCGTTCCCCGTGGACAAGGACAAGGTGACGGTCACGAGCATGGACCAGCAGCCCATCGCCTCCGGCCCGTACCGCGTCACGGCCCGCACCGCCGGATCCTCCCTCACCCTCGCGCGGAACCCCGAGTGGGACCCGGCGACCGACGAGGTGCGCACGGCGAAGCCCGACGGCTGGCAGTTCACCATCGGCCTCGACCAGGCCACCATCGACGAGCGCATGCTCGCCGGACAGGGCGACGACAAGGACGCGATCGCCGGCGCCATCACCGCCGCCTCGGTCTCCCGGATCCAGACGCCCGCGATCAAGGCGCGCACCGTCTCCGGCGACTTCGGCTGCACCACCTACCTCGGCCTCAACACCACCAAGCCGCACCTCGACGACCTCCGCGTCCGCCAGGCGATCGCGTACGCGGTCGACAAGAAGTCCCTCGCCGACGTCGCCGGCGGCCCCATGCTCGCGTCGCCGGCCTCGACGATGCTCACCCCGACCATCCCGGGCCACAAGGACTTCGACCTCTACGCGAGCACCGACAGCGCCGGCGACGTGGACAAGGCCAAGGCGCTGCTCGCCGAGGCCGGGCTCCCCGACGGCTTCACCATGACGCTCGACGTGCGCAACCTGCCGACGGCCCAGAAGCAGGCCGAGGCGCTGCAGCAGTCGCTCGCGAAGGCCGGCATCACGCTCGAGCTCAACATCATCGACACCGCCACGTACTACGAGACCATCGGGACGCCCTCGCAGCAGCACGACGCGGCCGTCACCGGCTGGTGCCCGGACTGGCGCTCGGCCAGCACGGTCCTGCCGACGCTGTTCGACGGGCGTCAGATCAGCGAGAAGGGCAACAACGACATCGCCCAGCTGAACGACCCCGCGGTGAACGCGAAGATCGACGAGGTCTCCGCGATGACCGACCTCGAGGCCGCCAAGACCGCGTGGGGCGAGCTCGACGAGCAGATCCAGGAGCTCGCGCCGACCGTCCCGCTGCTCTTCGGGCAGACCGTCATGGTGGTCGGGCAGGACGTGCGGAACGCGTACTCGAACCCGCTCTGGGCGGGCGGCATCGACTTCGCCACCATCGGCCTGCACACGGGGAAGTAGGCGGTGACCGCCGCACTGCAGGGCGCCCAGGCGCCCGACTCGGCCCCCGCCTACCCGACGGGACGGCCGCCCGCCGTCACGCCGGCCAAGCGGGTGGTCACGGCCCTCCGGTCGACGCCGTCCGTCATCGCCAGCGTCGCGTTCGTGGTGCTGGTCATGGTGCTCGCGATCTTCGCGCCG
This is a stretch of genomic DNA from Clavibacter zhangzhiyongii. It encodes these proteins:
- a CDS encoding ABC transporter substrate-binding protein, with the translated sequence MNRRIPALGLALAASLALTSCAGAGGGGASGDVTGPADTGGTMQVLQSTDFSHLDPEMGYDTGVQNLYRLIYRTLTTSSGKDGATIAPDLATDTGTPNEDATVWTFTLKDGLKFEDGSPITSQSVKFGVERSFAPALAIGTPYTRLYLAGGDTYKGPYESGDLASIETPDERTIVFHLNRSVPEFASVAAQSTFTPFPVDKDKVTVTSMDQQPIASGPYRVTARTAGSSLTLARNPEWDPATDEVRTAKPDGWQFTIGLDQATIDERMLAGQGDDKDAIAGAITAASVSRIQTPAIKARTVSGDFGCTTYLGLNTTKPHLDDLRVRQAIAYAVDKKSLADVAGGPMLASPASTMLTPTIPGHKDFDLYASTDSAGDVDKAKALLAEAGLPDGFTMTLDVRNLPTAQKQAEALQQSLAKAGITLELNIIDTATYYETIGTPSQQHDAAVTGWCPDWRSASTVLPTLFDGRQISEKGNNDIAQLNDPAVNAKIDEVSAMTDLEAAKTAWGELDEQIQELAPTVPLLFGQTVMVVGQDVRNAYSNPLWAGGIDFATIGLHTGK